One Streptomyces sp. V4I8 genomic window carries:
- a CDS encoding SDR family oxidoreductase, with translation MSKVWFITGASKGFGREFALGALERGDKVVATARNTDTLSGLVEQYGDAVFPVELDVTNRDQVFAAVKSAHETFGRIDVVINNAGYGLFGTVEEITEQQLRDQIETNLFGVFHVTQAVLPILREQRAGHIIQISTMGGIVAFPTLGAYHASKWALEGMTDALAQEVAGFGIQVTLVEPGGFATDWSGASAIVADAHPAYAALHENMAARRAQVVLPEPVGFKSAILTLVDAEEPPLRVFFGEGPTQMAPQVYQQRLETWAEWAHVSKAAEGK, from the coding sequence ATGAGCAAAGTTTGGTTCATCACCGGCGCGTCGAAAGGCTTTGGCCGCGAGTTCGCCCTCGGCGCCCTCGAGCGTGGCGATAAGGTCGTAGCGACCGCCCGCAACACGGACACTCTGAGTGGCCTGGTCGAGCAGTACGGCGACGCCGTGTTTCCGGTCGAGCTCGACGTCACCAACCGCGACCAGGTGTTCGCTGCGGTGAAGTCCGCGCACGAGACGTTCGGGCGGATCGACGTCGTCATCAACAACGCGGGCTACGGGCTCTTCGGAACGGTCGAGGAGATCACCGAGCAGCAGCTGCGCGACCAGATCGAGACGAACCTGTTCGGTGTCTTCCATGTCACGCAGGCGGTCCTCCCGATCCTCCGCGAGCAGCGCGCGGGCCACATCATCCAGATCTCGACCATGGGCGGCATCGTCGCGTTCCCGACCCTCGGTGCCTACCATGCGTCGAAGTGGGCGCTGGAAGGGATGACGGACGCACTCGCCCAGGAGGTCGCCGGCTTCGGCATCCAGGTCACCCTGGTCGAACCCGGCGGCTTCGCCACCGACTGGTCCGGTGCATCCGCCATCGTCGCCGACGCGCATCCCGCGTACGCGGCTCTGCACGAGAACATGGCCGCGCGGCGGGCGCAGGTCGTACTCCCGGAGCCGGTCGGCTTCAAGTCCGCGATCCTCACGCTCGTCGACGCCGAGGAGCCGCCGCTGCGCGTGTTCTTCGGGGAGGGGCCGACTCAGATGGCACCGCAGGTCTACCAGCAGCGCCTGGAGACCTGGGCCGAGTGGGCGCACGTGTCCAAGGCCGCGGAAGGCAAGTAG
- a CDS encoding recombinase family protein yields MSDDFKRVESHDCPMSTCAAPAGSPCRTGKNKVAIQYHTARFRLVPQLAKALSVPTPAVRKPGSVWIELPWPVSAGAEPVGHVRLGYARASTARQSLDAQLDSLTEAGVTRVFSEKISTRATRRPSWRPP; encoded by the coding sequence GTGAGCGACGACTTCAAGCGCGTGGAATCGCACGACTGCCCGATGTCCACCTGCGCCGCCCCCGCGGGCTCCCCATGCCGGACCGGCAAGAACAAGGTGGCCATCCAGTACCACACCGCCCGCTTCCGCCTCGTACCCCAACTCGCCAAGGCCCTGAGCGTGCCGACCCCGGCCGTACGCAAGCCGGGCTCGGTCTGGATCGAACTGCCCTGGCCGGTGAGCGCCGGCGCCGAACCGGTCGGACACGTCCGCCTCGGATACGCACGCGCCTCGACCGCCCGGCAGTCCCTCGACGCACAACTCGACTCTCTCACCGAGGCCGGAGTGACGCGCGTCTTCTCGGAGAAGATCTCCACCCGCGCCACCCGGCGCCCGAGCTGGAGGCCGCCGTGA
- a CDS encoding recombinase family protein, with protein MKLAGEIRSSGVAVTLVVHEHKRLGRGIELAMLAEELKASDVGLEFLTGELKGSHDPSGIVFTVLAAMSGMEREYIRDRTLEGHESARKRGKTIGGASVTDESMLSMALYLRDQEMSLRDIAKRLVITTGVKKGQHPSPATVMRMLREHDEQAATAAGA; from the coding sequence GTGAAGCTCGCCGGGGAGATCCGCTCCTCCGGCGTCGCTGTCACTCTCGTCGTGCACGAGCACAAGCGCCTCGGCCGCGGCATCGAACTCGCCATGCTCGCCGAAGAGCTGAAGGCAAGCGACGTCGGCCTGGAGTTCCTCACCGGAGAACTGAAGGGCTCGCACGATCCCTCCGGGATCGTGTTCACGGTGCTCGCCGCGATGTCCGGCATGGAGCGCGAGTACATCCGCGACCGCACCCTCGAAGGCCACGAGTCCGCCCGCAAGCGCGGCAAGACCATCGGCGGGGCCAGCGTCACCGACGAGTCCATGCTGTCCATGGCCCTCTACCTACGCGACCAGGAAATGAGCCTGCGCGACATCGCCAAGCGGCTCGTCATCACCACGGGCGTGAAGAAGGGCCAGCACCCCTCGCCCGCCACCGTCATGAGGATGCTGCGGGAGCACGATGAACAGGCCGCCACGGCGGCGGGAGCGTGA